From Acidovorax sp. FHTAMBA, one genomic window encodes:
- a CDS encoding histidine phosphatase family protein has protein sequence MDLILWRHAEAEDVEDGSEDLARALTPRGEKQAARMAAWLDRQLPEGLRVLASPSRRTEQTARALGRKFKMRAELLPGGSPQDLLELAQWPRAKGAVLVVGHQPMLGQTIAQLMGLQASDCAVRKGAVWWLRQRQRLDQSQTVLVTVQSPELL, from the coding sequence ATGGATCTCATCCTGTGGCGGCACGCAGAGGCAGAGGATGTCGAGGACGGAAGCGAGGATCTTGCGCGTGCGTTGACACCAAGGGGTGAAAAGCAAGCCGCACGCATGGCTGCCTGGCTGGACAGACAGCTGCCGGAAGGGTTGCGTGTGCTTGCAAGCCCCTCCCGGCGCACCGAGCAGACCGCACGCGCCTTGGGGCGCAAATTCAAGATGCGCGCCGAGCTGTTGCCCGGGGGCTCGCCGCAGGACCTTCTCGAACTTGCGCAGTGGCCGCGCGCCAAAGGGGCCGTGCTCGTTGTGGGACACCAGCCAATGCTGGGTCAAACGATTGCTCAGCTGATGGGGTTGCAGGCGTCTGACTGCGCCGTGCGCAAGGGGGCTGTCTGGTGGCTGAGGCAAAGGCAACGCCTGGATCAAAGCCAGACCGTGCTTGTGACGGTCCAGTCGCCAGAGCTGCT
- a CDS encoding UDP-2,3-diacylglucosamine diphosphatase, whose amino-acid sequence MRTAFDALGPWMDHSRGTTDGGEDAAAFELGRQRYRAVFISDLHLGTPGCQANALLDFLRHHPSEYLYLVGDIVDGWQLRRRWFWPQAHNDVVQKLLRRARKGCRVVFVPGNHDEFARAFVGHSFGGIEVRQDAVHTTADGRNLWVTHGDHFDGVIQCAKWLAYVGDNLYEFTLKLNRHLNTLRARIGLPYWSLSAYLKGKVKTALNYVTDFEVAVAAEARRRGHDGVVCGHIHRAEMRDIAGTLYCNDGDWVESHTALVEHLDGRLELLQWRGSARAEAARALTVESP is encoded by the coding sequence CCTTTGAACTCGGTCGGCAGCGATACCGGGCCGTATTCATCTCGGACCTGCACCTTGGCACTCCAGGGTGCCAGGCCAATGCTTTGCTGGACTTTCTCAGGCACCACCCGAGCGAGTACCTCTACCTGGTCGGGGACATCGTCGATGGCTGGCAGCTGCGCCGCAGGTGGTTTTGGCCACAAGCCCACAACGATGTGGTTCAAAAACTGCTGCGACGTGCGCGCAAGGGATGCCGGGTGGTTTTTGTACCCGGCAACCACGATGAGTTTGCGAGGGCCTTTGTGGGCCATTCCTTTGGGGGGATAGAGGTGCGGCAGGATGCAGTCCACACCACCGCCGATGGTCGCAACCTTTGGGTGACCCATGGAGATCATTTTGACGGTGTCATCCAGTGTGCAAAGTGGCTGGCGTACGTGGGGGACAACCTCTATGAGTTCACGCTCAAGCTCAACCGGCATCTCAATACCCTGCGTGCCCGCATCGGGTTGCCCTACTGGTCGCTGTCAGCGTACCTGAAGGGCAAGGTGAAGACGGCCCTCAACTATGTGACCGACTTTGAGGTAGCTGTGGCCGCCGAGGCGCGACGCAGAGGGCATGACGGCGTTGTATGCGGCCACATACACCGCGCAGAGATGCGAGACATCGCAGGGACGCTGTATTGCAACGACGGCGACTGGGTGGAAAGCCACACGGCGTTGGTCGAACATCTGGACGGCAGGCTAGAACTGCTGCAATGGCGAGGATCTGCCCGTGCCGAGGCCGCGCGTGCACTCACGGTCGAATCGCCATGA
- the ppk1 gene encoding polyphosphate kinase 1, with product MSSLHIDGSASSVPLEEGDASAVEARSSGGALQFLDRDHSILAFNERVFDWAVREDVPLLERLRFLCIVSSNLDEFFEVRAAPHITAAQKGETKGVYSTASFEAVAAKVHSLVARQYTLYNESLVPAFAAHGIRIVGYGERSAAQTRWVHDYFVNEVRPLLIPVGLDPAHPFPQVANKSLNFIVRLKGHDAFGRENEIAIVKVPRALPRLVRMPARVAPGEALFVSLSSIVRAHLEDLFPGREVTEFSQFRVTRHSDLALDEEDVRNLRTALRQGLQHRHYGQAVRLEVSSGCSQFLSDFLLAQFGLPAAALYRVQGPVNLVRLTQLVDLVDAPELLFPPWSSAWPRQLQSGVSIMEQLRRRDVVIHQPFESFDGLLAFLREAVNDPDVLVIKQTIYRTGADSELMDLLSEAVRRGKEVMAVVELKARFDEEANINWAEALESIGAQVVYGVVGLKTHAKMLLVTRREGRKLRRYGHLSTGNYNVRTARLYTDLSYLTADAETTADMDGVFNHLASQNRPPKLRKLMLAPFHLHRRMLEKIEQVGLAASRGEDARIVAKMNALTDEGLMRALVMAGKRGARIDLIVRGACMLPANVPGMTDNISVRSVIGRFLEHTRVFYFRSGSEEDLYLSSADWMNRNMMRRVELAWPVTDPLLRQQIVDECLVAYLHDDRDAWTLGADGSYTRAPRPKDGLGAQNALMVRYGPLPSAVHGSEVVA from the coding sequence ATGTCGTCCTTGCATATTGATGGTTCTGCCAGCTCCGTTCCGTTGGAAGAGGGTGACGCGAGCGCCGTAGAGGCCCGGAGTTCAGGCGGGGCGCTGCAGTTTCTTGACAGGGATCACAGCATTCTGGCCTTCAATGAACGGGTGTTTGACTGGGCCGTTCGCGAGGATGTCCCCTTGCTCGAGCGGTTACGCTTCTTGTGCATCGTGTCGTCGAACCTCGACGAGTTTTTTGAAGTCCGCGCAGCACCTCACATTACTGCGGCACAAAAAGGTGAAACCAAAGGGGTGTATTCCACCGCTTCCTTCGAGGCGGTAGCTGCCAAGGTGCACAGCCTGGTTGCGCGGCAATACACGCTTTACAACGAATCGCTGGTGCCGGCGTTCGCTGCGCACGGAATCCGGATCGTGGGGTACGGGGAGCGCTCCGCTGCCCAGACCCGCTGGGTCCATGATTACTTTGTCAACGAGGTTCGGCCGCTGCTGATTCCGGTGGGGCTGGACCCGGCGCACCCGTTTCCCCAGGTAGCCAACAAGTCGCTCAACTTCATTGTGCGGTTGAAGGGCCACGATGCTTTTGGCCGCGAGAACGAGATTGCCATTGTCAAAGTGCCTCGCGCATTGCCGAGGCTCGTCCGCATGCCGGCGCGTGTGGCGCCGGGCGAGGCATTGTTCGTAAGCCTTTCAAGCATAGTCCGGGCGCATCTGGAAGACCTCTTCCCGGGGCGCGAGGTGACCGAGTTTTCGCAATTCCGCGTAACCCGCCATTCCGATCTTGCGCTGGACGAAGAAGATGTTCGCAATCTGCGCACCGCACTGCGGCAAGGCCTGCAGCACCGGCACTACGGGCAGGCAGTGCGGTTGGAGGTGTCCTCGGGGTGTTCACAGTTTCTTTCGGATTTTCTGCTGGCCCAGTTCGGACTGCCGGCCGCTGCGCTGTACCGCGTGCAGGGGCCGGTGAACCTGGTGCGCCTGACGCAGCTGGTGGATCTGGTGGATGCGCCCGAGCTGCTGTTTCCTCCGTGGAGTTCAGCATGGCCGCGGCAATTGCAGTCGGGCGTTTCCATCATGGAGCAGCTGCGCAGGCGCGACGTGGTCATTCACCAGCCATTTGAGAGCTTCGACGGCTTGCTCGCTTTCCTGCGGGAAGCCGTCAATGATCCGGATGTGCTCGTGATCAAGCAGACCATCTACCGGACCGGTGCCGATTCAGAACTCATGGATCTGCTGTCCGAAGCCGTGCGCCGTGGCAAGGAGGTGATGGCGGTTGTTGAACTCAAGGCACGCTTTGATGAAGAAGCCAACATCAACTGGGCTGAAGCGCTGGAGTCGATCGGAGCCCAGGTGGTCTATGGCGTTGTGGGTCTCAAGACCCATGCCAAGATGCTGCTGGTGACGCGCCGCGAGGGGCGAAAGCTGCGGCGTTATGGGCACCTGTCGACCGGCAACTACAACGTGCGCACCGCAAGGCTCTATACCGACCTGAGCTACCTCACGGCGGATGCGGAAACCACTGCCGATATGGACGGCGTGTTCAATCACCTGGCAAGCCAGAACCGTCCACCCAAGCTGCGCAAACTGATGCTGGCCCCTTTCCACCTGCATCGGCGCATGCTGGAGAAGATTGAACAGGTCGGTCTGGCAGCGAGCCGGGGCGAGGACGCGAGGATTGTTGCCAAGATGAACGCCCTGACCGATGAGGGTCTCATGCGTGCCCTGGTGATGGCCGGCAAGCGCGGTGCGCGTATTGACCTCATTGTGCGCGGTGCCTGCATGCTGCCAGCCAACGTTCCGGGCATGACCGACAACATCAGCGTGCGCTCGGTGATAGGCCGGTTTCTGGAACACACGCGGGTTTTCTATTTCCGCAGCGGCTCGGAGGAAGACCTTTATCTGTCCAGTGCCGACTGGATGAACCGCAACATGATGCGGCGTGTCGAACTGGCCTGGCCGGTGACCGACCCGCTGCTGCGGCAGCAGATTGTGGATGAGTGTCTGGTCGCGTATCTGCATGACGACCGGGATGCATGGACGCTCGGCGCGGACGGCTCCTACACACGCGCCCCCCGGCCGAAGGATGGGTTGGGTGCCCAGAATGCCCTCATGGTGCGATATGGGCCCCTGCCGTCTGCGGTCCATGGCAGCGAGGTTGTGGCGTGA
- a CDS encoding glycosyltransferase family 1 protein has product MRIALVTDAWHPQVNGVVTTLVELVQELENAGHDVQVLHPGLFDTRPCPGYPDIDLAVRPSARVAKMLTAMEPDAIHLATEGPLGWAARRHCLRRGLAFTTAFHTRFPEILNAALRMPLGWGYALFRHFHRPSSGVMVPTRGVLEMLERRGFRNLRLWSHGVDTRAFAFHGAPTPNAMTGALAHPVCLYVGRVSYEKNIEAFLELEMPGSKVVCGVGPLEARLKARFPQVRWLGILDRAELAQVYAAADVFVFPSRSETFGLVMLEAMACGTPVAAFPVDGPLQVLGADSGAPPKGGALASDLLTATQAALAIPRSQARARALDFTWAQAARLFEQYLVPARPPVDVPVTVTKTVTTLSSER; this is encoded by the coding sequence ATGAGAATCGCGCTGGTCACCGATGCATGGCACCCGCAGGTCAATGGTGTCGTCACCACCCTCGTGGAGCTGGTGCAGGAGCTGGAGAATGCGGGCCATGACGTGCAGGTGCTGCACCCTGGCCTGTTTGACACTCGGCCGTGTCCTGGCTATCCCGATATCGACCTGGCGGTGCGACCTTCAGCACGTGTCGCAAAAATGCTCACAGCGATGGAGCCGGACGCCATTCACCTGGCCACCGAAGGACCGCTCGGCTGGGCTGCGCGCCGCCACTGCCTGCGCAGGGGGCTGGCGTTTACTACCGCTTTCCATACAAGATTCCCTGAAATTCTGAACGCCGCCCTGCGCATGCCGCTTGGATGGGGATACGCGCTTTTCAGGCATTTCCATCGCCCGTCTTCCGGGGTCATGGTGCCCACCCGGGGTGTTCTGGAGATGCTGGAGCGGCGCGGATTTCGCAATCTTCGCCTGTGGAGCCATGGTGTCGACACACGCGCCTTTGCTTTCCACGGAGCTCCGACGCCGAATGCAATGACCGGTGCGCTGGCGCATCCCGTTTGCCTGTATGTCGGGCGGGTTTCCTACGAAAAAAACATCGAGGCTTTTCTGGAACTCGAGATGCCGGGGTCGAAGGTGGTGTGCGGCGTGGGGCCGCTGGAAGCGCGCCTAAAAGCGCGGTTCCCACAGGTACGCTGGCTGGGGATTCTGGACAGGGCCGAACTGGCGCAGGTGTATGCAGCGGCGGATGTATTTGTGTTTCCGAGCCGCTCCGAGACCTTCGGTCTGGTGATGCTTGAGGCCATGGCGTGCGGTACCCCTGTGGCGGCGTTTCCGGTTGACGGGCCTTTGCAGGTGCTGGGTGCAGACAGCGGCGCACCACCAAAGGGCGGGGCACTGGCCAGCGACCTGCTCACGGCGACGCAAGCTGCGCTGGCGATACCGCGGTCGCAAGCCAGGGCGCGCGCTCTGGATTTCACATGGGCACAGGCCGCACGGTTGTTCGAACAGTATCTGGTACCCGCACGACCACCCGTTGATGTCCCTGTGACAGTCACAAAGACTGTCACAACTTTGTCATCTGAGCGTTAA